The Thermovibrio guaymasensis genomic interval AACTGGCTCCCCATTTACAACCGCAGCTATGAAGTCAACTACCTTTGAGTAACTAACGGTTGGGAGGATAACTATCAAAAGGAGGTAAAGGAGAAGCCTTTTCATTTTCCCTCCTTACTTGCCGTTTATCTGGACTTTTCCCTTCTTTTGGAGTTCCATAACGTACTTTTTAATTGCCTTTCTGAAGGCCTCCTGCTCTTTCTGCTGTTTGAGAGACTGAACTATGAAAGGTTTGAGTGACTGGAAGGGAATTTGTTTTCCGTTTGGATCTATAAACTGCTTTTTATTCTTCTCATAAAAAGCCCTTGCCTCCTCGTCCGTTACGTTAACTTTAGGGACTTTAACGTGTTTCCTTATGAGTTCCTGAACTAGTATCCTCCTTTTGGCCAGTTCCAACTCTTTTTGAACTTTCGGGTCCTTCTCTATTCCCTCCTTTTGGGCTTCCTGGTAGAGGATCTCTTCCTTAACCATGTTCTCAAGGACCATTTTCCTGAACTGAGGGTTATTCTTAAGTCCTTGATATTTAGCGGGCAGACTGTCAATTGCACTGTTGAGCTGGCTTTCCGTAATTTTCTTGCCGTTAACTGTTGCTAAGACCTTATCTGCCGCCATTGATGAAGTTGAGGCTGAAGCTACGATTAGAGCCGTTAGAAGTGCCTTTTTCATTTTTCCTCCAAAAGCAATTATTTGGTGAATAAACTTACTACTAAATTGAAGTAATTGCAAAGATTGGCTGATAGCATATTTTATCCACCGTCCTAAACCTTTTTCTGGGTGAGAAATGAAGAGGAAAGTCAATTTAAGTGAAGTTACAGTAAAGGAGCCTATTAAGGTTGATACTGAAATACAGCCTTCACTGGTGGAGCTCCCCCCTGAGGAAGTTAGCAAGTCTTCCCCCTTTAAACTCCACCTTGAGGTAAAGAAAAAGCCCGTAGGTTATCAGGTTAAAGGTAGGGTTACGGGAGAGGTTGAGCTTACCTGTAGTAGGTGTTTAAAGAAGTTTAGCCATAAGGTTGATAGGGAGTTTAATTACGATCTGATGCCGACTTCCCAAATAAGCGGAGGGCAGATAAAGTCTGGGGAACTTGATATAAAATTCTCCGATGAAAGTATCCTTGACCTTGCCGAAGTTGTTCAGGAGCAGGTTATGTTGGAGCTCCCCGTTAAGCCCCTTTGCAGCCCTGAGTGTAAGGAGGTTAAGTACACAGAAGGGGAGTTTGAGGAGGAAGAGGAGAAGAGAGAAGTTGATAAGAGATGGGAGAAGTTAAAGGAACTTCAAAATAAACTAAGGGAAAAGGAGAAGTAAGATGGCAGTTCCAAAGAGAAAAGTCTCAAGAACTAGAAGGGACAAGAGGAGAACTCACTGGAAGGCCAAGAACCCTGCTATCTCCGTCTGCCCCAACTGTCTTCAGCCAAAGCTTCCTCACAGGGTTTGCAGGCACTGTGGTTACTACAAAGGGGAGACAGTTGTAGAGGTAGAGGAGTAAATGAGGATTGTCCTTGATGCCATGGGGGGTGACTTTGCCCCCCAGGTTCCCGTAATGGGAGCTGTTCAGGCCGTAAAGGAGCTGGGCGTAAAAGTTTTCCTAACGGGGAAGAAGGAACTTGTAGAGAGCGAACTTAAAAAGTACTCCTATCCTGAAGACTTAATTGAAGTAGTTGATGCTTCCCAGTCTGTTAGTATGGATGAACAACCTTCAAAGGCCCTCAGGAAGAGGGACTCCTCAATCCACGTAGGCCTTAACCTCGTTAAAGAGGGGAGGGCCGATGCCTTCGTTAGTGCAGGTAACACCGGTGCGGTTATGGCCATATCCCTCTTCACAGTTGGAAGGATAAGGGGGGTTGAAAGACCTGCCATTACGGCCGTTCTTCCAAACCTTACCGGCTATACTTTCCTACTTGACGTTGGAGCGAACGTTGACTGTAAGCCCTTTCACCTTCTCCAGTTTGCGGTTATGGGTAGCGCTTACGCCCGTTACGTCCTCGATGAGGAGAGGCCAAGGGTTGGTCTTTTAAACGTTGGAGAGGAGGAAGGAAAGGGAAACGAACTGGCTAAGGAAGCCTATAGGCTCCTTAAGGATGCTAAGGATAAGGGCCTTAACTTTATTGGGAATGCTGAAGGAAGGGATATTTATTCTGGGAAATTTGACGTTATAGTTTGTGACGGTTTTGTAGGTAACGTTTGTTTAAAGTTGAGTGAAAGTATAGCTAAAACTCTTGCAAAGATCCTGAAGGAAGAGATAGATAAGCACTTCATCTCAAAAATTGGTGCAATAACTCTAAAGCCGGCGATAAAGGGCTTTAAAAGGAGAATTGATTACGCAGAGATTGGTGGAGCTCCCCTTCTTGGTCTAAACGCTCCTGTTATAATCTCCCATGGGAGCTCAAACGCAAAAGCGATAAAGAACGCTATTAAAACAGCTACCCGTTTTGTAAAGAGCGAACTTAACAGACACATAGAGGAAGAGATAGAGAGGTTCGGGAAGTCAAATGGGAGTTAGAATCGTTTCAACAGGCTCTTACCTGCCAGATAGAGTCCTTACTAACTTTGACCTTGAGAGTATGGTTGAGACCTCCGACCAGTGGATAACTACAAGGACTGGGATAAAGGAGAGGAGGATCAGCAAGGGAGAAACAACCTCAGATATGGCTACTGAGGCGGCGGTAAGGGCTTTAGGGGATGTTTCACCTGAAAACCTTGAGCTCATAGTTGTTGCAACGGCAACTCCCGATTCCTTCTTCCCTTCAACTGCCTGTAAAGTTCAATCAAAGATAGGGAACAGAGGAGCAGTTGCCTTTGACGTTTCTGCTGCCTGCACAGGTTTTATTTATGCCCTTTACGTTGCTGATTCAATTATGAGGAGTAAGGGAGTAAGTAGGGCTCTCGTAATAGGTGCTGAAAGGTTGTCAAAGATAGTTGACTGGAGTGACAGAACCACCTGCATTCTCTTTGGAGATGGTGCAGGAGCAGTTTACCTTGAAACTTCAGAGGATGAAGGGATCCTCGGCTTTGACCTTGGAGCTGACGGTTCTTACGGGGAGCTCCTTGCAGTTCCTTCTGTAGGTTCAAACGAAGAATTTCCTTACTACATTAGGATGAAGGGAAATGAGGTCTTTAAGGTTGCCGTTAGGACTATGGTTGAATCGGCTTTAAGAGTTCTAGAGAAGGTTGGAATGAAGCCTGAAGATGTATCTCTCCTAATTCCTCATCAGGCAAACTTGCGTATAATAAAGGCGGTTTCTGAGAGGTTGGGCATAAATCAGGAGAAAGTCTTTGTTAACCTTGATAGATACGGAAATACCAGTGCAGCTTCAATACCCGTTGCCTTAGATGAAGCCTTAAGGAGCGGAAAGTTAAAGAGGGGAGATGTTGCCCTGTTGGTCGCTTTTGGGGGAGGTTTTACCTGGGGTTCCTGTGTTATAAAAGTTTAAACTAACTGGAGGGAGAATGTTAAAGACGAGGCTCTGTGAGATACTCGGAATTGAGTATCCGATTTTACAAGGGGGAATGGCCTGGATTGCAGATGCCGAGCTTGCCGCTGCAGTTTCAAATGCTGGAGGTCTTGGGATTATTGCAGGCGGTAGCAGGAGCGCTGAAGAGCTCCGCCAGGAGATTAGAAAGTGTAAAGAGCTTACGGATAAGCCCTTTGGCGTAAATGTAATGCTAATGATGCCTAACGCTGAGGATATTATAAGAGTTTGTATTGAAGAGGAAGTTCCGGTAGTAACAACCGGAGCGGGAAACCCGGGAAAGTACATCCCCGCCTTTAAGGAAAAGGGAATAAAGGTAATTCCTGTTGTTGCAAGTGATGCCCTTGCAAAGAGAATGGAGAGGATAGGCGTTGATGCTGTGGTTGCCGAAGGAATGGAAGCCGGAGGCCATATAGGGAAGTTGACTACAATGGTTCTCATTCCTTCCATAGTAAGGGCTGTAAGTATTCCTGTAATTGCTGCCGGTGGAATAGCCCTTGGAGAACAAGCAGCTGCAGCCTTTGCCCTCGGAGCTGAAGGAGTCCAAGTAGGTACTCGCTTCTTGGCAGCTAAGGAGTGTAACGTTCACCCCAAGTATAAGGAGAAGATATTAAAGGCGCGTTTCAATCAGGTTACTGTTACCGGAATTACGACAGGCCATCCTGTAAGGCTCATTGAGAATAAGTTGACTAAGAAGTTTGAGGAACTTGAGTTTTCAGGAGCTCCAAAGGAGGAGCTTGAGGAACTTGGAAGGGGAAGGCTCCGTCTTGCTGCTGAGAGCGGTGATGTTGATTGGGGCTCTGTGATGGCCGGTCAGGTTGTCGGATACGTTAATAAAGAGGAGACGGCTGAGGAAATTATTAAGGACATAATGGGAGGAGCTGAGAGGACCTTGAAGAATTTGTGCAACAAGTTCTTTAATTGTGAGGTTTAACCTATGAAGGTAAACGAAGGGAATTTAAACGCTGAAGGTTTGAAGTTTGCAATAGTTGTTAGCAGGTTCAACTCTTTTATA includes:
- a CDS encoding SurA N-terminal domain-containing protein; translation: MKKALLTALIVASASTSSMAADKVLATVNGKKITESQLNSAIDSLPAKYQGLKNNPQFRKMVLENMVKEEILYQEAQKEGIEKDPKVQKELELAKRRILVQELIRKHVKVPKVNVTDEEARAFYEKNKKQFIDPNGKQIPFQSLKPFIVQSLKQQKEQEAFRKAIKKYVMELQKKGKVQINGK
- a CDS encoding YceD family protein → MKRKVNLSEVTVKEPIKVDTEIQPSLVELPPEEVSKSSPFKLHLEVKKKPVGYQVKGRVTGEVELTCSRCLKKFSHKVDREFNYDLMPTSQISGGQIKSGELDIKFSDESILDLAEVVQEQVMLELPVKPLCSPECKEVKYTEGEFEEEEEKREVDKRWEKLKELQNKLREKEK
- the rpmF gene encoding 50S ribosomal protein L32, which produces MAVPKRKVSRTRRDKRRTHWKAKNPAISVCPNCLQPKLPHRVCRHCGYYKGETVVEVEE
- the plsX gene encoding phosphate acyltransferase PlsX — encoded protein: MRIVLDAMGGDFAPQVPVMGAVQAVKELGVKVFLTGKKELVESELKKYSYPEDLIEVVDASQSVSMDEQPSKALRKRDSSIHVGLNLVKEGRADAFVSAGNTGAVMAISLFTVGRIRGVERPAITAVLPNLTGYTFLLDVGANVDCKPFHLLQFAVMGSAYARYVLDEERPRVGLLNVGEEEGKGNELAKEAYRLLKDAKDKGLNFIGNAEGRDIYSGKFDVIVCDGFVGNVCLKLSESIAKTLAKILKEEIDKHFISKIGAITLKPAIKGFKRRIDYAEIGGAPLLGLNAPVIISHGSSNAKAIKNAIKTATRFVKSELNRHIEEEIERFGKSNGS
- a CDS encoding beta-ketoacyl-ACP synthase III: MGVRIVSTGSYLPDRVLTNFDLESMVETSDQWITTRTGIKERRISKGETTSDMATEAAVRALGDVSPENLELIVVATATPDSFFPSTACKVQSKIGNRGAVAFDVSAACTGFIYALYVADSIMRSKGVSRALVIGAERLSKIVDWSDRTTCILFGDGAGAVYLETSEDEGILGFDLGADGSYGELLAVPSVGSNEEFPYYIRMKGNEVFKVAVRTMVESALRVLEKVGMKPEDVSLLIPHQANLRIIKAVSERLGINQEKVFVNLDRYGNTSAASIPVALDEALRSGKLKRGDVALLVAFGGGFTWGSCVIKV
- the fabK gene encoding enoyl-[acyl-carrier-protein] reductase FabK; protein product: MLKTRLCEILGIEYPILQGGMAWIADAELAAAVSNAGGLGIIAGGSRSAEELRQEIRKCKELTDKPFGVNVMLMMPNAEDIIRVCIEEEVPVVTTGAGNPGKYIPAFKEKGIKVIPVVASDALAKRMERIGVDAVVAEGMEAGGHIGKLTTMVLIPSIVRAVSIPVIAAGGIALGEQAAAAFALGAEGVQVGTRFLAAKECNVHPKYKEKILKARFNQVTVTGITTGHPVRLIENKLTKKFEELEFSGAPKEELEELGRGRLRLAAESGDVDWGSVMAGQVVGYVNKEETAEEIIKDIMGGAERTLKNLCNKFFNCEV